The Nitrosospira lacus genome window below encodes:
- the aceE gene encoding pyruvate dehydrogenase (acetyl-transferring), homodimeric type, with the protein MEPIPDIDPTETKEWLDALESVLTHEGTERAHYLLERLVEKARRSGAYLPYSATTAYINTIPPGKEDHSPGNHALEHRIRSYVRWNSMAMVLRANKNSNVGGHIASFASAATLYDVGYNHFWHARSKDHGGDLIFAQGHSSPGLYAYAFLLEELSQEQLDNFRQEVDGKGISSYPHPWLMPDFWQFPTVSMGLGPLMAIYQARFMKYLDSRGLVQTKGRKVWAFLGDGEMDEPESLGAISLASRENLDNLIFVVNCNLQRLDGPVRGNGKIIQELEAAFRGSGWNVIKVIWGSYWDSLLAKDTKGLLQQRMMECVDGEYQTFKSRDGAYVREHFFGKYPELLEMVANMSDDDIWRLNRGGHDPHKVYAAYAAAARHTGQPTVILAKTIKGYGMGEAGEAQNITHQQKKMGTTSLKAFRDRFGLPIADDRIDDVPYLKFDKDSPEFVYMRQQRQALGGFIHRRQRKAEALSIPPLSAFDTLLKASGEGRESSTTMAFVRILNILVKDKAIGKHVVPIVADESRTFGMEGMFRQLGIWSSTGQLYTPQDADQLMYYKEDKSGQILQEGINEAGAMSSWMAVATAYSTHGVQMIPFYIFYSMFGFQRIGDLAWAAGDMRCRGFLLGGTAGRTTLNGEGLQHEDGHSHLSASTIPNCVSYDPTFAYELAVIIQDGLRRMYDVQEDVYYYITVMNENYPHPEMPANAEQGILKGMYLFRAGKRTEGEYSGLQVQLLGSGTILREVIAAAEILEKEYGIAADIWSVTSFNELRREALDVTRWNMLHPAEPAKLSYVASCFKDHEGPVVAATDYMKIFADQIREFVPGRYKVLGTDGFGRSDTREKLRRFFEVDRHYVTVAALKALAEEGKIPVEKVVHAISKFGIDPDKPNPVTV; encoded by the coding sequence ATGGAACCTATCCCGGACATAGATCCAACTGAAACAAAGGAATGGCTCGATGCGCTGGAGTCCGTACTCACACACGAGGGGACCGAACGAGCGCATTATCTGCTGGAAAGGCTGGTGGAGAAAGCGCGCCGTTCCGGCGCATATCTCCCTTATAGTGCCACCACTGCCTATATCAATACGATTCCTCCCGGCAAGGAGGATCACTCACCCGGTAACCATGCGCTGGAGCACCGTATCCGTTCCTACGTTCGCTGGAACTCCATGGCAATGGTGTTGCGCGCCAATAAGAATTCCAATGTTGGCGGCCATATTGCCAGCTTTGCATCCGCCGCGACACTCTACGATGTGGGCTACAATCACTTCTGGCATGCCCGCTCCAAGGATCATGGCGGTGACCTGATATTCGCCCAGGGACATTCCTCCCCTGGTCTTTACGCCTATGCTTTCCTGCTGGAGGAATTGTCACAGGAACAACTCGATAATTTCCGCCAGGAGGTTGACGGGAAGGGCATATCCTCTTATCCGCATCCGTGGCTGATGCCCGATTTCTGGCAGTTTCCGACAGTATCAATGGGGCTGGGGCCATTGATGGCAATCTATCAGGCGCGTTTCATGAAATATCTGGATAGCCGTGGGCTGGTTCAGACCAAGGGGCGCAAGGTCTGGGCTTTCCTGGGTGACGGAGAAATGGACGAACCGGAATCCCTCGGCGCAATTTCGCTGGCCTCACGTGAGAATCTGGACAACCTGATTTTTGTAGTTAATTGTAACCTTCAACGCCTTGATGGCCCGGTGCGTGGCAATGGCAAGATTATCCAGGAGTTGGAGGCCGCTTTTCGCGGTTCCGGCTGGAACGTCATCAAGGTAATTTGGGGCTCCTACTGGGATTCTTTGTTAGCCAAGGATACTAAGGGCTTGCTGCAGCAACGCATGATGGAATGCGTGGATGGCGAATACCAGACTTTCAAGTCCAGAGACGGTGCCTACGTGCGCGAACATTTCTTTGGCAAATATCCGGAACTGCTGGAGATGGTCGCCAACATGTCGGACGACGATATCTGGCGTTTGAACCGCGGAGGTCACGATCCACATAAGGTCTATGCCGCTTACGCCGCCGCAGCCAGGCATACCGGGCAGCCGACCGTGATACTTGCCAAAACCATCAAGGGTTATGGCATGGGTGAAGCGGGCGAAGCGCAGAACATTACCCATCAGCAGAAAAAAATGGGCACGACGTCGCTGAAAGCATTTCGTGATCGTTTCGGGCTGCCCATTGCGGATGACAGGATAGACGACGTACCGTATCTGAAATTTGACAAAGATTCGCCCGAGTTTGTTTATATGCGGCAGCAGCGGCAGGCGCTGGGCGGATTCATCCATCGCCGCCAGCGCAAGGCCGAGGCACTGTCGATACCACCGTTATCCGCGTTCGATACATTGCTCAAGGCAAGCGGCGAAGGACGGGAGTCCTCCACGACCATGGCATTTGTGCGCATCCTGAATATTCTCGTGAAAGACAAGGCTATAGGCAAGCATGTAGTACCGATCGTTGCGGATGAGTCGCGCACTTTCGGCATGGAAGGCATGTTCCGGCAGTTGGGCATCTGGTCGTCAACGGGACAGCTCTATACGCCGCAGGATGCCGACCAGCTGATGTATTACAAGGAAGACAAGAGCGGGCAGATTCTGCAGGAGGGGATCAACGAAGCAGGCGCCATGTCATCATGGATGGCTGTCGCAACCGCCTACAGCACTCATGGTGTGCAGATGATCCCGTTTTATATCTTCTACTCCATGTTCGGCTTTCAGCGCATCGGTGACTTGGCTTGGGCAGCGGGAGATATGCGCTGCCGTGGATTCTTGCTGGGAGGTACGGCCGGACGCACGACACTGAATGGAGAGGGGCTGCAACACGAAGACGGCCATAGCCATCTGTCCGCCTCGACCATTCCCAATTGTGTATCCTACGATCCCACATTTGCGTACGAGCTTGCGGTTATTATTCAGGACGGGTTGCGCCGAATGTATGACGTGCAGGAAGACGTCTATTATTATATTACCGTAATGAACGAAAATTACCCGCATCCGGAAATGCCCGCGAATGCGGAACAAGGTATATTGAAAGGCATGTACTTGTTTCGGGCAGGGAAACGGACAGAAGGAGAATATTCCGGGCTGCAGGTTCAATTGCTTGGATCCGGCACTATCCTGCGTGAGGTTATCGCGGCGGCAGAAATACTGGAAAAAGAATATGGCATCGCCGCCGACATATGGAGTGTCACCAGCTTTAACGAATTGAGGCGTGAAGCGCTGGATGTGACACGCTGGAACATGCTGCATCCCGCCGAACCGGCAAAACTATCCTATGTAGCGTCATGTTTCAAAGATCACGAGGGACCTGTGGTGGCGGCCACTGACTATATGAAGATATTCGCCGATCAGATACGTGAGTTTGTGCCGGGGCGTTACAAGGTGTTGGGTACGGATGGTTTTGGCCGTTCCGATACACGCGAGAAGCTGCGCCGGTTCTTTGAAGTGGATCGCCATTACGTCACCGTGGCCGCGCTCAAGGCATTGGCCGAGGAAGGCAAGATACCGGTGGAAAAGGTGGTGCACGCGATAAGCAAGTTCGGCATAGATCCGGACAAACCAAATCCAGTGACTGTATGA